From Cygnus atratus isolate AKBS03 ecotype Queensland, Australia chromosome 1, CAtr_DNAZoo_HiC_assembly, whole genome shotgun sequence, the proteins below share one genomic window:
- the LOC118250610 gene encoding histone H2B 7-like, with product MPEPAKSAPAPKKGSKKAVTKTQKKGDKKRKRARKESYSIYVYKVLKQVHPDTGISSKAMGIMNSFVNDIFERIAGEASRLAHYNKRSTITSREIQTAVRLLLPGELAKHAVSEGTKAVTKYTSSK from the coding sequence ATGCCCGAGCCGGCCAAGTCCGCGCCCGCGCCCAAGAAGGGCTCCAAGAAAGCCGTCACCAAGACCCAGAAGAAGGgtgacaagaaaagaaagagagcacGGAAGGAGAGCTACTCGATCTACGTGTACAAGGTGCTGAAGCAGGTGCACCCCGACACGGGCATCTCGTCCAAGGCCATGGGCATCATGAACTCCTTCGTCAACGACATCTTCGAGCGCATCGCCGGCGAGGCGTCGCGCCTGGCGCACTACAACAAGCGCTCGACCATCACCTCGCGGGAGATCCAGACGGCCGTGCGGCTCCTGCTGCCCGGCGAGCTGGCCAAGCACGCCGTCTCCGAGGGCACCAAGGCGGTCACCAAGTACACCAGCTCCAAGTAG
- the LOC118250605 gene encoding histone H2A.J, which translates to MSGRGKQGGKVRAKAKSRSSRAGLQFPVGRVHRLLRKGNYAERVGAGAPVYMAAVLEYLTAEILELAGNAARDNKKTRIIPRHLQLAIRNDEELNKLLGKVTIAQGGVLPNIQAVLLPKKTESHKAKSK; encoded by the coding sequence ATGTCTGGGCGCGGGAAGCAGGGCGGTAAAGTCAGGGCCAAGGCCAAGTCGCGCTCGTCGCGGGCCGGGCTGCAGTTCCCCGTGGGCCGCGTGCACCGGCTGCTGCGGAAAGGCAACTACGCGGAGCGGGTCGGGGCTGGAGCGCCCGTCTACATGGCGGCCGTGCTGGAGTACCTGACGGCCGAGATCCTGGAGCTGGCGGGCAACGCGGCCCGCGACAACAAGAAGACGCGCATCATCCCCCGCCACCTGCAGCTGGCCATCCGCAACGACGAGGAGCTCAACAAGCTGCTGGGCAAGGTCACCATCGCGCAGGGCGGGGTGCTGCCCAACATCCAGGCCGTGCTGCTGCCCAAGAAGACCGAAAGCCACAAGGCTAAGAGCAAATAA
- the LOC118250618 gene encoding histone H4 has product MSGRGKGGKGLGKGGAKRHRKVLRDNIQGITKPAIRRLARRGGVKRISGLIYEETRGVLKVFLENVIRDAVTYTEHAKRKTVTAMDVVYALKRQGRTLYGFGG; this is encoded by the coding sequence ATGTCTGGGAGAGGCAAGGGCGGGAAGGGGCTCGGCAAGGGGGGCGCCAAGCGGCACCGCAAGGTGCTGCGCGACAACATCCAGGGCATCACCAAGCCGGCCATCCGGCGCCtggcgcggcgcggcggcgtCAAGCGCATCTCGGGGCTCATCTACGAGGAGACGCGCGGCGTGCTCAAGGTCTTCCTGGAGAACGTGATCCGCGACGCCGTCACCTACACCGAGCACGCCAAGCGCAAGACGGTCACGGCCATGGACGTGGTCTACGCCCTCAAGCGCCAGGGACGCACCCTCTACGGCTTCGGCGGCTGA